AACTTCGGGCTGGGGGTGACGTCGGAGGTGTTCGGCTACGACCGCACCGCGATGGGCCTGCCGCTGTTCGACTTCGCCCTGGTCACCGAGGTGCCCGGGGTGGTGCAGACCGACACCGGCGTCCGGCTGCTGGTCGACGACGGGCTGGAGCGGCTGGCGGTGTCCGACATCGTGCTGCTCACCGCCTGGGAGCTCTACGAGCGCGAGCCCTCGGCCGCGTTGATCGCCGGGATCCGCGACGCGCACGCGCGGGGCGCCATCGTGGTCAGCCAGTGCACCGGTGCCTTCATCGTGGCCGCCGCCGGGCTGCTGGACGGCTGTCGGGCCACCACGCACTGGCGGCACGCCGGCGAGCTGGCCGCGCGGTTCCCCGCCGTCACCGTCGACCCCGCCGTCCTCTACGTCGACTGCGGGCAGCTGATCACCGGAGCGGGCACCGCCGCCGGCGTCGACACGCTGCTGCACCTGGTCCGCCGGGAGTGGGGCCCCGCGGCGGCGAACGCGCTGGCCCGGGACATGGTGGTGCCCCCGCACCGCGACGGCGGCCAGGCTCAGTTCATCGACGAGCCGGTGGCCCGCTGCGAGGACGACCTGCTCGGCCTCGTCCTGGAGTGGGCCCGCGGCCACCTGGCCGAGGAGATCACCGTCGACCTGCTCGCCCGCCGGGCGCTGATGAGCCCGCGCAGCTTCGCCCGCCGGTTCAAGGCCACCACCGGCACCACCCCGCACGCCTGGTTGCTCGCCCAGCGGCTGGCCGCGGCCGAGTCGCTGCTGGAGGGCAGCGACGCCCCGGTGGAGGAGATCGCCCGGCTGGTCGGGTTCGGCACCGCCGCGGGCCTGCGCGAGCAGTTCGCCCGGCGGCGCGGGGTCTCCCCACGCGCCTACCGGCAGACGTTCCGGGCCGGGGCCCGCCCCGGCGGCTCAGCCGGGACGGCGCCGGTGCAGCTCCACCGGGACCGGCCGGGGGCTGGCCGGGTGCGGGGCGACGAGGCCGGCGTCCAGGCGGGCCTCGGTCAGCCGGCGTAGCTCGCCGTACGCGGCCGGCCCCAGGAGCGCGGTGAGCTCCGGGCCGTAGGTCTCCACCAGCGGCTCGGCGGCGACGTGCGCCGTCGGCGAACCCGTGCACCACCAGTGCAGGTCGTGCCCGCCCGGGCCCCAGCCCCGCCGGTCGAACTCGCCGATCGTGGACACCAGCACCCGGCTGTCGTCGGGGCGGTCGACCCACTCCTGCTCCCGGCGCACCGGCAACTGCCAGCAGACGTCGGGCTTGGTCTCCAGCGGGTGCCGGCCCTGCCGCAGCGCCATGGCGTGCAGCGCGCAGCCGGCGCCGGCGGGGTGCCCCGGGCGGTTGAGGAAGACGCAGGCACCCTCGACCACCCGGGTGCGCAGCGCCTGCTCGGCCTCCTCGCCCGGGGCCGGCTCGGTCAGCGTGTCCGGTTC
The Modestobacter marinus DNA segment above includes these coding regions:
- a CDS encoding helix-turn-helix domain-containing protein; protein product: MTATDRPLVVSVVVADGVVGNFGLGVTSEVFGYDRTAMGLPLFDFALVTEVPGVVQTDTGVRLLVDDGLERLAVSDIVLLTAWELYEREPSAALIAGIRDAHARGAIVVSQCTGAFIVAAAGLLDGCRATTHWRHAGELAARFPAVTVDPAVLYVDCGQLITGAGTAAGVDTLLHLVRREWGPAAANALARDMVVPPHRDGGQAQFIDEPVARCEDDLLGLVLEWARGHLAEEITVDLLARRALMSPRSFARRFKATTGTTPHAWLLAQRLAAAESLLEGSDAPVEEIARLVGFGTAAGLREQFARRRGVSPRAYRQTFRAGARPGGSAGTAPVQLHRDRPGAGRVRGDEAGVQAGLGQPA